From Onychostoma macrolepis isolate SWU-2019 chromosome 05, ASM1243209v1, whole genome shotgun sequence, one genomic window encodes:
- the LOC131540819 gene encoding uncharacterized protein LOC131540819: MTATQTKPVQLDLGVVVLKEPFWYLPDNSEVCIDGEPPPPQRQYHIKPEAEAAVHEIVQQLEKRGVVRRCCSTTNSPCLPVPKPNGNINKTLLHDVNLVITHVTYNISNIVSAYVQHCNSNDNTYTWLQSRIDDLISDYKTRLAVQVQSARTKRDLFGNIAGLFGSANSIANTYKITGQSQFSTWLANQMATGFQHITNSNENIIKAVRSEAQALLTISHTIFNQTRTIERDLACRTYAQDLFTAARQEILDLRLHKTPRHVLKDLIEILDLHRWLMSEKMKDINYSELLSTLMMYTGNECTGCIGFFATFPLIHPDQVYLNSTTIRSIGIVVKDQIIKWDNLIGYMTLKGTETLFSTRTCCHETSNYIICTCNTLQPFSHNNSKLINIQSLHGHSDAVQVSHRQWCIVSEMNSFTYGDLTCPANHTFCLEVMEDFSMGQINILGRVPLDTSVSPWWEDTFYEQGTQTLVDTMNLVQNAILQTEYHLVQAQVEANLAKKTANILSSSSTRSAQYAYTWWDWVFRGCVIGSVLIFVFTLFQCCYFRYLLHTLRASAYAAITLSPLQVPALQRL; this comes from the exons ATGACAGCAACCCAAACAAAACCAGTTCAGCTTGATTTAGGCGTGGTAGTGCTAAAAGAGCCATTCTGGTATTTACCAGATAACAGTGAGG TTTGCATTGATGGGGAGCCACCTCCCCCGCAAAGGCAGTACCACATCAAGCCAGAGGCCGAGGCTGCTGTTCATGAGATAGTCCAACAGCTTGAGAAGAGGGGCGTAGTTCGGCGATGTTGTTCAACCACCAATTCTCCGTGTTTACCAGTACCAAAACCGAATG GAAACATTAACAAGACCTTACTTCATGATGTTAATCTTGTAATAACACATGTGACATATAATATCTCTAATATAGTGTCTGCTTATGTACAACATTGTAATTCTAATGACAACACCTATACATGGCTACAGTCACGCATCGATGatttaatttctgattataAGACCAGACTTGCAGTCCAAGTACAGTCTGCCCGCACCAAACGAGATTTATTTGGTAATATAGCAGGTCTTTTTGGCTCAGCCAATTCCATAGCAAATACTTATAAAATTACTGGACAATCTCAATTCTCAACATGGTTGGCAAATCAGATGGCCACTGGTTTCCAGCATATCACTAATAGCAATGAAAATATTATCAAAGCGGTCAGATCTGAAGCGCAGGCGCTTCTCACGATCAGCCATACAATTTTCAATCAGACCCGTACCATCGAGCGTGATTTAGCCTGTAGAACATATGCACAAGATTTGTTTACAGCAGCAAGACAAGAGATCTTAGATCTTCGTCTCCACAAGACCCCTAGACATGTCTTAAAAGATCTTATTGAAATTTTAGATTTGCATAGATGGCTTATGTCAGAAAAAATGAAAGACATTAACTATTCTGAACTATTATCAACATTAATGATGTATACAGGAAATGAATGTACTGGCTGTATTGGATTTTTCGCCACTTTTCCTTTAATTCACCCAGATCAAGTTTACCTAAATTCCACTACAATACGCTCCATTGGTATAGTAGTGAAGGATCAGATCATAAAATGGGATAATCTTATTGGGTATATGACCTTGAAGGGCACTGAGACCTTATTTTCCACTCGCACCTGTTGCCATGAAACATCTAATTACATTATCTGTACATGCAATACATTACAACCTTTTTCTCACAATAACTCTAAGCTCATTAATATTCAATCATTGCATGGCCATTCTGATGCTGTTCAAGTGTCTCACAGGCAGTGGTGCATCGTCAGCGAGATGAATTCCTTCACCTATGGAGATCTGACCTGCCCAGCGAATCACACCTTCTGCTTGGAGGTGATGGAAGACTTTTCAATGGGTCAGATAAACATCCTGGGGAGAGTTCCACTGGATACAAGTGTCTCTCCATGGTGGGAAGACACTTTCTACGAACAAGGCACACAAACCCTGGTTGACACGATGAACTTGGTGCAGAACGCCATCTTACAGACTGAATACCATCTCGTCCAAGCGCAGGTAGAAGCCAACCTGGCTAAGAAGACTGCAAACATCCTGTCCAGCTCATCCACCCGCTCAGCCCAATATGCCTACACATGGTGGGACTGGGTGTTCCGAGGATGTGTCATTGGCAGTGTTCTCATCTTCGTGTTTACTCTGTTTCAGTGTTGCTACTTCAGGTATCTGCTTCACACTCTGCGTGCTTCAGCTTACGCTGCCATCACACTTAGTCCATTACAGGTGCCAGCCCTACAAAGACTCTGA